In Thermothelomyces thermophilus ATCC 42464 chromosome 4, complete sequence, a single genomic region encodes these proteins:
- a CDS encoding glycosyltransferase family 25 protein (CAZy_ID 268058), whose protein sequence is MPRHRIGAILLLAVVAVILCLRTPEWPTVLNKPGREILNSTLGFQHIFAINLPSRTDRRDALVLAAALSGLDITWANGVPGEDVHDRVLPGDPSISRELSSGKRGSWRAHMNVLQRVVDENITSALILEDDADWDVRLKSQMQVFAQAARAFTQPSWNGRSVAEQLRDPPGQELPLNQLPQRTRRPRLTPYGDDWDVLWLGHCGTGFPEPTRGAPTSSFRVTIRNDDTVPPPQHLRPHPFALQDALSETYPPHTRVVHAASRTVCTQAYAVSQQGARKLLWQFGLQTLTTGWDLMLRDWCDGLYDSSDTDADADAGPEVSDDDRPRAPLCVTAQPPLFSHHYGRGAASDITAPGGGFVNKKKEMTPYVRRSVRLNMERLVNGQEAVEQWKIEGESSSA, encoded by the exons ATGCCTCGCCACCGGATTGGGGCGATTCTGCTCCTCGCCGTCGTAGCTGTGATTTTGTGCCTCCGCACGCCGGAATGGCCCACAGTGCTGAACAAGCCGGGCCGCGAGATCTTGAATAGCACGCTAGGG TTTCAGCACATCTTCGCCATCAACCTCCCCTCGCGCACAGACCGTCGCGATGCACTCGTCCTGGCCGCCGCTCTGAGCGGACTCGACATCACCTGGGCCAACGGCGTTCCCGGGGAAGACGTGCACGACAGAGTGTTGCCCGGAGACCCCAGCATCAGCCGAGAGCTCAGCTCGGGGAAGAGGGGCTCTTGGAGGGCCCATATGAACGTCTTGCAGAG AGTCGTCGACGAGAACATAACAAGTGCCCTCATCCTCGAGGACGACGCCGACTGGGACGTACGGTTGAAGTCGCAGATGCAGGTATTTGCCCAAGCAGCCAGGGCGTTCACGCAACCTTCTTGGAACGGCCGGTCCGTCGCAGAGCAGCTCCGCGATCCACCCGGCCAGGAGCTTCCGCTCAACCAGCTCCCCCAGCGCACGCGCAGGCCGCGCCTGACCCCTTACGGCGACGACTGGGATGTCCTCTGGCTCGGCCACTGCGGCACCGGCTTCCCGGAACCAACGAGAGGGGCGCCGACCTCCTCGTTTCGTGTGACCATCCGGAACGATGATACTGTCCCGCCCCCCCAGCATCTCCGCCCGCACCCCTTCGCCCTGCAAGACGCCCTTTCCGAGACATACCCTCCGCACACTCGGGTCGTCCACGCCGCGAGCCGGACGGTGTGTACGCAAGCGTACGCCGTCAGCCAGCAGGGGGCGAGAAAGTTGTTGTGGCAATTTGGCCTGCAGACGCTGACGACCGGCTGGGACCTGATGCTGCGGGATTGGTGCGACGGCTTGTACGACTCTTCGGATACAGACGCTGACGCCGATGCCGGTCCCGAAGTGTCTGACGACGACAGGCCTCGCGCCCCTCTCTGCGTGACGGCCCAGCCGCCGCTGTTCAGCCACCACTACGGAAGGGGAGCGGCCTCGGATATCACGGCCCCCGGGGGGGGCTTTGTCaacaagaaaaaagaaatgaCGCCATACGTGCGGCGCAGCGTCAGGCTGAACATGGAGAGGCTAGTCAACGGGCAGGAGGCTGTAGAGCAATGGAAGATCGAGGGCGAGTCATCGAGTGCTTAA